From a region of the Kwoniella mangroviensis CBS 8507 chromosome 1 map unlocalized Ctg01, whole genome shotgun sequence genome:
- a CDS encoding pH-response regulator protein palA/RIM20, protein MKGPKSGDSTHEAVRKHVNVSNFLPVPAKRALPLPSFSQHLLTWISNHFRDAHPEAFKKDVEALVAMRKEWVEAKAEGHPEIVRGLMRYHAQLAFLSTKFPSDISLQFTYHLPFPPTYSLSPDAPVSLASITFERASVLFNIAALYASMAAAERRAEAEGIKRALGYLTSAAGVLEYLVNNILPTLQSELSSPHAAGYDMSESFLATIKEFVLGEAQECYWQQAVLQGTYKNGLIGKLSMKVSEYYKAAFTSMNGTDYPSSSSFPANWIAHITVKQCHFEAAAQYRLSQEDLEKSRYGEEIARLRVAEGLAKKGLEAGKKGVADSVLSDLKNLQSAVKSSLERAVRDNDLVYVCPIPPANQLPPISGVGMIKISIPTEVSDPIAWLMGGGAGMQALFSALVPYGVHLALSIYDDRKDTLVRELDGKREELDGVAASTLQSLNLPGSIQALERPVGLPPSLLKKAEEVDSAGGVDRIRNLLTEVARLSKANAQSLNEAMDILDQEATENETLLSRQPELQSGRPPSHIANQPLIATAQQYDATIKQASASDGTVRQKWEEWGQLIDILAGGEDAINDYVPSTSSSHNGYSSLPPSVRPIRASLEGLDDRIAHRARLVNEARDIAAADDIRPAVLTEATRLAHGGTGDVKTEWFEDLFGRNLEKYDRIREEMEAEGSEQNALLEQIRGQNESFISERKEDPIVKERERRLQDMDLAYWKWREIVDNAEEGIKFYNSFADMLNQFKGTCTQFLNSRRVDIGQITQQFHNVSFEDHSPSHSQSPTPPQRFVPQPSQQRPPSPPRTLSLAHPSSGQWQSSSDFLPPPPPPPILRSGGIQTQPRSAPPPPAGSTPRRVTRASAAAIRGPIGDAEKNPYSQGTRRGGGGVV, encoded by the exons ATGAAGGGTCCCAAGAGCGGCGACTCAACACACGAAGCTGTAAGAAAGCATGTCAATGTG TCCAACTTCCTTCCGGTGCCGGCCAAGCGTGCActtccccttccttccttttcccagCATCTGCTGACATGGATATCAAATCATTTCCGAGATGCTCACCCGGAGGCATTCAAGAAAGATGTAGAAGCTCTAGTAGCGATGAGGAAAGAGTGGGTGGAAGCTAAAGCTGAGGGACACCCGGAGATTGTAAGAGGCTTAATGAG ATATCATGCTCAGTTGGCATTCCTATCCACTAAATTCCCCTCCGACATATCACTGCAATTCACCTATCACTTGCCTTTCCCTCCCACATACTCGCTATCACCCGATGCACCTGTTTCTTTAGCATCGATAACGTTCGAAAGGGCCAGTGTGCTATTCAACATAGCGGCATTGTACGCTTCGATGGCTGCTGCTGAGAGGAGAGCGGAAGCGGAGGGAATCAAGAGAGCGTTGGGATACCTTACA TCTGCAGCGGGGGTACTAGAATATCTAGTCAACAATATCTTACCAACTCTACAATCTGAGCTCTCGTCTCCACATGCAGCAGGGTACGACATGTCGGAGTCTTTCTTAGCGACAATAAAGGAATTTGTACTCGGAGAAGCTCAGGAATGTTATTGGCAGCAAGCTGTCTTAC AGGGCACATACAAGAATGGGTTGATAGGTAAACTTTCGATGAAAGTCTCAGAATACTATAAAGCCGCTTTCACATCGATGAACGGCACAgattatccatcttcatcctccttccctGCT AATTGGATCGCTCATATCACAGTGAAACAATGTCATTTCGAAGCTGCCGCGCAGTATAGATTGAGTCAAGAGGATTTAGAAAAGAGCAGATATGGTGAAGAAATCGCTAGATTGAGAGTTGCCGAAGGATTGGCTAAAAAGGGTCTTGAAGCTGGTAAGAAAGGTGTAGCGGACTCGGTGCTATCAGACTTGAAA AACCTCCAATCAGCTGTCAAATCGTCCTTGGAGAGGGCGGTACGAGATAACGACCTGGTATATGTCTGTCCGATTCCACCTGCCAACCAGCTTCCCCCTATATCCGGAGTCGGTATGATCAAGATATCTATACCGACTGAAGTGTCTGATCCAATCGCTTGGTTGATGGGTGGAGGTGCTGGTATGCAAGCGCTGTTTAGCGCTTTGGTACCATATGGTGTACATCTGGCTTTGA GTATATATGATGATAGGAAAGACACTCTCGTTAGAGAGCTAGatggaaaaagagaagagctTGATGGCGTGGCCGCTAG TACACTCCAATCTCTTAACCTGCCCGGTTCGATACAAGCGCTCGAACGACCTGTGGGTCTACCCCCATCATTGCTCAAGAAAGcggaagaggtggattcggCAGGCGGAGTTGATAGAATCAGGAATTTGTTGACTGAAGTAGCGAGATTGTCCAAGGCAAACGCCCAATCCTTGAATGAG GCCATGGATATACTCGACCAAGAAGCAACCGAGAATGAGACCCTTCTCTCTCGACAACCTGAACTTCAGTCAGGTCGACCACCGTCACACATAGCTAATCAGCCATTGATAGCTACTGCTCAGCAGTACGATGCTACCATCAAACAGGCTTCAGCAAGTGACGGTACTGTCAGACAGAAGTGGGAAGAGTGGGGTCAGCTGATCGACATCCTTGCCGGTGGAGAA GATGCGATCAACGACTATGTCCcttcaacctcctcatcccACAACGGCtattcatcccttcctccGTCGGTACGACCTATCCGAGCGTCATTGGAAGGTTTGGACGATCGTATAGCCCACCGAGCAAGACTGGTGAATGAAGCTAGGGATATAGCTGCAGCTGATGACATCCGCCCAGCTGTGCTGACTGAAGCTACTCGACTGGCTCACGGTGGAACAGGAGATGTGAAGACGGAATGGTTCGAAGATCTCTTCGGACGAAATTTGGAAAAATACGATAGGatcagagaagagatggaagctgAGGGCAGTGAACAGAATGCGCTATTGGAACAGATCCGG GGCCAGAACGAATCATTCATATCTGAACGGAAGGAGGATCCAATAGTCAAGGAACGTGAGAGGCGGCTGCAAGATATGGATCTGGCGTACTGGAAATGGAGAGAAATCGTCGATAATgccgaagaaggtatcaagTTCTATAATTCGTTTGCGGACATGTTGAATCAGTTCAAAGGGACATGTACTCAATTCTTGAATTCTAGGAGAGTTGACATTGG CCAAATAACGCAACAATTCCACAATGTTTCGTTTGAAGACCATTCTCCATCACATTCTCAATCGCCCACACCACCTCAACGGTTTGTCCCTCAGCCCTCACAGCAAAGACCGCCTTCTCCACCCAGGACACTCTCCCTGGCGCATCCCTCGTCAGGCCAGTGGCAATCTTCCTCAGATTTCTTACCTCcgcctccacctccacccaTCCTTCGATCAGGTGGGATACAAACCCAACCTCGCTCtgcccctcctcctccagctggCTCAACACCACGGCGAGTCACCAGGGCTTCTGCTGCTGCGATTAGGGGCCCAATAGGAGATGCAGAGAAGAATCCTTATAGTCAAGGGACGAGAAGGGGTGGTGGGGGTGTTGTGTAA